In Rosa chinensis cultivar Old Blush chromosome 1, RchiOBHm-V2, whole genome shotgun sequence, a genomic segment contains:
- the LOC121049403 gene encoding uncharacterized protein LOC121049403, translated as MKWRQALNKVEHFQRRSGENMEDELMNVKSTYYDSEGCDFVFEHCWQYLKNTEKFGKTPSMENTHFSVPNHVNLDDDGTPTTEDELPSSRKARPQGQKAQKLAKKKGNKQDADGLRVQMQKCYEQTEREYQQRQRQFVECQLIEQRAEDARTMQVDPSIFTPRKRSYWERKQQQIIDVSV; from the exons ATGAAGTGGCGCCAAGCTCTTAACAAGGTCGAACACTTTCAACGAAGAAGCGGCGAAAATATGGAGGATGAG CTCATGAATGTTAAATCAACGTACTACGACTCGGAAGGTTGCGATTTTGTGTTTGAGCATTGTTGGCAatacttgaaaaatacggaAAAGTTTGGGAAAACGCCATCAATGGAAAACACCCACTTTAGTGTTCCTAATCATGTCAACTTGGATGACGATGGAACACCCACTACTGAGGATGAGCTTCCCTCATCAAGAAAGGCACGTCCTCAAGGACAGAAAGCTCAGAAGCTAGCTAAGAAAAAAGGCAATAAGCAGGATGCGGATGGCCTACGagttcaaatgcagaaatgttATGAACAAACCGAACGCGAGTACCAACAAAGGCAAAGACAGTTTGTGGAATGTCAACTAATTGAGCAACGCGCTGAGGATGCTCGCACGATGCAGGTGGATCCATCAATTTTCACCCCAAGAAAGAGGAGTTATTGGGAGAGGaagcaacaacaaataattgatGTTTCTGTATGA
- the LOC112185678 gene encoding carotenoid cleavage dioxygenase 7, chloroplastic, whose protein sequence is MQTKHFQIIVPKPIFPSMINLPAVHIPPPSTPLLKPPRAISISTPNGSTTPITTVSTPDVVDDSVAAFWDYQFLFVSQRSETTKPVTLRVVEGAVPPEFPSGTYYLTGPGLFSDDHGSTVHPLDGHGYLRAFRFDGNNGDEVKVKFMAKYVKTEAQVEEHDPVTGAWRFTHRGPFSVLKGGQKVGNTKVMKNVANTSVLSWGGRLLCLWEGGDPYEIEPETLATVGKVKLMEGCDPVVVSGCGGGGGGVWDVAARLLKPILYGVFKMPPKRLLSHYKLDTCRNRLLMMSCNAEDMLLPHSHFTFYEFDSSFKEVTKQEFAIPDHLMIHDWAFTDTHYILFANRIKLDVVGAMTAVCGTTPMITALSVNPSKDTSPIYLLPRFPDEVNYNRDWRVPIEAPSQFWLLHVCNAYENLDENGNSEIQIHGSACSYEWFNFQKLFGYDWQSGKLDPSVMNINGSQSKTLPHLVQVSINLDANGNCQRCDAEPLNKWNKSSDFPVINPAFSGSKNKYIYAAASSGSRSALPSFPFDMVVKLNASTKSVHTWSVGSRRFIGEPTFIAKGSEEDEGYILVVEYAVAVQRCYLVILDSKKIGAADALVARLEVPKHLNFPLGFHGFWASDK, encoded by the exons ATGCAAACCAAACACTTCCAAATCATTGTTCCAAAACCAATATTCCCCTCAATGATAAATCTACCGGCGGTGCACATCCCTCCTCCGTCGACGCCGCTGCTTAAACCTCCACGTGCCATCTCCATTTCCACACCCAACGGAAGTACTACTCCGATCACCACTGTTTCGACCCCAGACGTGGTCGATGACTCCGTTGCCGCATTCTGGGACTACCAGTTCCTCTTCGTCTCGCAACGCTCCGAAACAACCAAACCAGTGACACTCCGAGTGGTTGAAGGCGCAGTCCCGCCGGAGTTTCCTTCCGGAACGTACTACTTGACTGGACCGGGGCTCTTCAGCGACGACCATGGCTCCACTGTGCACCCTTTGGACGGTCACGGCTACCTCAGGGCTTTTAGGTTCGATGGGAATAATGGGGACGAGGTGAAGGTCAAGTTCATGGCCAAATACGTGAAGACTGAGGCGCAGGTGGAAGAGCACGATCCGGTTACCGGAGCGTGGCGGTTCACGCACAGGGGGCCTTTTTCGGTGTTGAAGGGAGGACAGAAAGTTGGGAACACTAAGGTGATGAAGAATGTGGCGaatactagtgtgttgagctgGGGCGGGAGGCTGTTGTGCTTGTGGGAAGGTGGCGACCCGTATGAGATTGAACCGGAGACTTTGGCTACTGTCGGGAAGGTCAAGCTGATGGAGGGTTGTGATCCGGTGGTGGTGAGTGGTtgcggtggcggtggcggtggcgtATGGGATGTTGCTGCGAGGTTGCTGAAGCCGATTTTGTACG GAGTATTTAAAATGCCACCTAAGCGACTATTGTCTCATTACAAGCTGGACACTTGCAGAAATAGGCTTCTTATGATGTCGTGCAATGCAGAAGATATGCTTCTGCCACATAGTCATTTTACATTTTATG AATTTGACTCAAGTTTTAAGGAGGTGACAAAGCAAGAGTTTGCCATCCCAGATCACTTGATGATCCATGACTGGGCTTTCACTGACACTCATTATATCTTATTTGCTAATCGCATCAAGCTTGATGTTGTCG GTGCAATGACTGCAGTCTGTGGGACTACACCGATGATAACAGCATTATCAGTCAACCCTAGCAAGGACACTTCTCCCATATACTTGCTTCCTCGCTTTCCCGATGAAGTGAATTATAATCGAGATTGGAGAGTGCCTATTGAAGCTCCTTCACAGTTTTGGCTGCTACATGTATGCAATGCCTATGAGAATTTGGATGAGAATGGGAATTCGGAGATCCAAATACACGGTTCTGCTTGCTCTTACGAGTGGTTCAATTTCCAAAAGTTATTTG GATATGATTGGCAAAGTGGTAAACTAGACCCTTCGGTTATGAACATAAATGGAAGCCAAAGCAAGACATTGCCTCACCTTGTTCag GTTTCCATCAACTTGGATGCCAATGGGAACTGTCAAAGATGTGATGCGGAGCCTTTGAACAAGTGGAACAAGTCATCAGATTTTCCAGTGATCAATCCAGCATTTTCAGGCAGCAAAAACAAATACATATATGCAGCAGCTTCTTCGGGTTCTCGCAGTGCATTGCCAAGCTTTCCATTTGACATGGTGGTGAAGCTGAATGCTTCAACTAAATCTGTGCACACATGGTCTGTTGGTAGTAGAAGATTTATCGGAGAACCCACTTTCATCGCCAAAGGttctgaagaagatgaaggttACATTCTTGTAGTCGAG TATGCAGTTGCAGTTCAAAGGTGCTATCTGGTTATCTTGGATTCGAAGAAGATTGGAGCAGCTGATGCACTTGTGGCAAGACTAGAAGTCCCCAAGCACCTAAATTTTCCTCTTGGTTTTCATGGTTTTTGGGCTAGTGACAAGTAG